A stretch of Brassica rapa cultivar Chiifu-401-42 chromosome A08, CAAS_Brap_v3.01, whole genome shotgun sequence DNA encodes these proteins:
- the LOC103836146 gene encoding pentatricopeptide repeat-containing protein At3g22470, mitochondrial translates to MITRGIDPDTITYNSLIDGLCIENRLDEANQMVDVVMVSKGCDPDIVTFNILINGYCKAKLVDEGMRVFREISLRGLVADTVTYNTLVQGFCEAGKLDVAKELFQEMVSQGARPDIVTYRILLDGLCDNGELQEALDILEKMQKCKKGSLSEADKLFRKMGEEDGTAPSECTYNTLIRAHLGGSGVATSVELIEEMKRCGFSADASTMKMVIDMLSDGRLNKSFLDMLS, encoded by the coding sequence ATGATCACAAGGGGCATAGATCCTGATACCATTACTTATAACTCTTTGATAGATGGGTTGTGCATTGAAAACCGCTTAGATGAAGCCAACCAGATGGTGGACGTGGTGATGGTTAGCAAGGGATGTGATCCTGATATAGTGACGTTTAATATCCTCATTAACGGGTACTGTAAGGCTAAACTGGTTGACGAGGGGATGAGAGTTTTCCGTGAGATTTCTCTGAGAGGGTTGGTTGCTGATACAGTCACGTATAACACTCTTGTTCAAGGGTTTTGTGAAGCGGGGAAACTCGACGTTGCTAAAGAACTCTTCCAAGAGATGGTTTCTCAAGGTGCTCGTCCTGATATTGTGACGTACCGTATTTTGCTGGATGGGTTGTGTGACAATGGAGAACTACAAGAAGCATTGGACATACTTGAAAAAATGCAAAAGTGTAAGAAAGGCTCATTGTCTGAAGCGGATAAGTTGTTTAGAAAGATGGGAGAGGAGGATGGGACTGCGCCAAGTGAGTGTACATACAACACACTGATCCGAGCTCATTTAGGAGGTAGTGGTGTAGCCACTTCAGTTGAACTCATCGAAGAAATGAAGAGGTGTGGGTTCTCTGCAGATGCTTCCACCATGAAGATGGTTATTGACATGTTATCTGATGGTAGATTGAACAAAAGCTTTCTAGATATGCTTTCTTGA
- the LOC103836147 gene encoding E3 ubiquitin-protein ligase At1g12760 isoform X1, which yields MSTVTTENSSSSRRLSSDAIDQSPLLLTGDEGGGSGNNGRRSSVRRQGLREAARFLSRASSGGRAMREQSVIVREAAAEQLEERQSDWAYSRPIVVLDIVWNLAFVSVAGAVLVMSRNEHPIMPLRVWLLGYALQCVLHMVCVCVEYKRRNRMRTNRRSSPSSSSSSSSSMEEDALGSRRNSDEHLESESSSSFAKHLESANTMFSFIWWIIGFYWVSAGGQELAQESPRIYWLSIVFLGFDVFFVVFCVALACVIGIAVCCCLPCIIAVLYAVADQEGASKEDIEQLTKFKFRKVGRVNKHAGDDAQANTEGKMTECGTDSPLEHTILQEDAECCICLSAYEDGTELRELPCGHHFHCSCVDKWLYINATCPLCKYNILKSSNLDREEV from the exons ATGTCAACTGTGACTACGGAGAACTCCTCATCATCACGCCGTCTCTCCTCCGACGCAATCGATCAATCACCGTTGCTATTAACCGGCGATGAAGGAGGAGGTTCCGGGAACAACGGACGGAGATCCTCCGTGAGGAGACAAGGATTGAGGGAAGCGGCGAGGTTTCTAAGCCGCGCGAGCAGCGGAGGACGCGCGATGCGGGAGCAGTCTGTGATTGTGAGGGAGGCTGCGGCGGAGCAGTTGGAGGAGAGGCAGAGCGATTGGGCCTACTCGAGGCCCATCGTGGTGCTTGACATCGTGTGGAACTTGGCGTTTGTGTCTGTTGCTGGGGCTGTGCTGGTGATGAGCAGGAATGAGCATCCGATTATGCCGCTTAGAGTTTGGTTATTGGGGTATGCGTTGCAGTGTGTGTTGCATatggtttgtgtgtgtgttgagTATAAGAGGAGGAATAGGATGAGAACTAATAGGAGGAGTTCTCCTTCTTcgtcctcttcatcttcttcctctatggAGGAAGATGCTTTGGGTTCAAGGAGGAATTCAGATGAGCATCTGGAGAGCGAAAGCAGCAG CAGTTTTGCGAAGCATCTGGAATCTGCCAACACAATGTTCTCATTTATTTGGTGGATCATTGGGTTCTACTGGGTGTCTGCTGGTGGCCAAGAGTTGGCGCAAGAATCCCCACGGATTTACTG GTTGTCTATCGTCTTTCTGGGTTTCGATGTGTTCTTTGTTGTCTTCTGTGTTGCCTTGGCCTGCGTTATTGGCATTGCTGTCTGCTGTTGCCTGCCGTGCATCATTGCAGTTTTGTACGCTGTTGCAGATCAG GAAGGGGCGTCAAAAGAAGACATTGAGCAGCTCACCAAATTCAAGTTTCGGAAAGTTGGTCGTGTCAACAAACACGCCGGTGATGACGCCCAAGCAAACACCGAGGGGAAAATGACAGAGTGTGGTACAGATTCACCCCTTGAACATACCATTCTTCAGGAGGATGCA GAATGTTGCATCTGTCTCTCTGCATATGAAGACGGAACCGAACTAAGGGAACTTCCTTGTGGCCATCATTTCCACTGCTCATGCGTAGACAAATGGCTATACATAAACGCCACTTGCCCACTCTGCAAATACAACATCCTCAAGAGTAGCAACTTGGACCGTGAGGAAGtctag
- the LOC103836147 gene encoding E3 ubiquitin-protein ligase At1g12760 isoform X2: MSTVTTENSSSSRRLSSDAIDQSPLLLTGDEGGGSGNNGRRSSVRRQGLREAARFLSRASSGGRAMREQSVIVREAAAEQLEERQSDWAYSRPIVVLDIVWNLAFVSVAGAVLVMSRNEHPIMPLRVWLLGYALQCVLHMVCVCVEYKRRNRMRTNRRSSPSSSSSSSSSMEEDALGSRRNSDEHLESESSSFAKHLESANTMFSFIWWIIGFYWVSAGGQELAQESPRIYWLSIVFLGFDVFFVVFCVALACVIGIAVCCCLPCIIAVLYAVADQEGASKEDIEQLTKFKFRKVGRVNKHAGDDAQANTEGKMTECGTDSPLEHTILQEDAECCICLSAYEDGTELRELPCGHHFHCSCVDKWLYINATCPLCKYNILKSSNLDREEV, translated from the exons ATGTCAACTGTGACTACGGAGAACTCCTCATCATCACGCCGTCTCTCCTCCGACGCAATCGATCAATCACCGTTGCTATTAACCGGCGATGAAGGAGGAGGTTCCGGGAACAACGGACGGAGATCCTCCGTGAGGAGACAAGGATTGAGGGAAGCGGCGAGGTTTCTAAGCCGCGCGAGCAGCGGAGGACGCGCGATGCGGGAGCAGTCTGTGATTGTGAGGGAGGCTGCGGCGGAGCAGTTGGAGGAGAGGCAGAGCGATTGGGCCTACTCGAGGCCCATCGTGGTGCTTGACATCGTGTGGAACTTGGCGTTTGTGTCTGTTGCTGGGGCTGTGCTGGTGATGAGCAGGAATGAGCATCCGATTATGCCGCTTAGAGTTTGGTTATTGGGGTATGCGTTGCAGTGTGTGTTGCATatggtttgtgtgtgtgttgagTATAAGAGGAGGAATAGGATGAGAACTAATAGGAGGAGTTCTCCTTCTTcgtcctcttcatcttcttcctctatggAGGAAGATGCTTTGGGTTCAAGGAGGAATTCAGATGAGCATCTGGAGAGCGAAAGCAGCAG TTTTGCGAAGCATCTGGAATCTGCCAACACAATGTTCTCATTTATTTGGTGGATCATTGGGTTCTACTGGGTGTCTGCTGGTGGCCAAGAGTTGGCGCAAGAATCCCCACGGATTTACTG GTTGTCTATCGTCTTTCTGGGTTTCGATGTGTTCTTTGTTGTCTTCTGTGTTGCCTTGGCCTGCGTTATTGGCATTGCTGTCTGCTGTTGCCTGCCGTGCATCATTGCAGTTTTGTACGCTGTTGCAGATCAG GAAGGGGCGTCAAAAGAAGACATTGAGCAGCTCACCAAATTCAAGTTTCGGAAAGTTGGTCGTGTCAACAAACACGCCGGTGATGACGCCCAAGCAAACACCGAGGGGAAAATGACAGAGTGTGGTACAGATTCACCCCTTGAACATACCATTCTTCAGGAGGATGCA GAATGTTGCATCTGTCTCTCTGCATATGAAGACGGAACCGAACTAAGGGAACTTCCTTGTGGCCATCATTTCCACTGCTCATGCGTAGACAAATGGCTATACATAAACGCCACTTGCCCACTCTGCAAATACAACATCCTCAAGAGTAGCAACTTGGACCGTGAGGAAGtctag
- the LOC103836149 gene encoding serine/threonine-protein kinase PEPKR2, whose protein sequence is MRKKRKGSETECSEESSCAAASRTTNFRSHFSLEGYARLKKRCKENDSVGSFKRRLAGVATAPPCGASSLVSSGRGLRRKIGCIDVSTQTGRKNKIDDDYVFGPSIGKGNFGSVRICRSRNNGMDFACKTLKKGEETVHREVEIMQHLSGHPLVVTLHAVYEESDCFHLVMELCSGGRLVDQMVKCSEQRAANVFKELMLVISYCHEMGVVHRDVKPENILLTGGGKIQLADFGLAMRIAKGQTLSGLAGSPAYVTPEVISENYSEKVDVWSAGVLLYALLSGVLPFRGDSLDAIFEAIKKVKLDFNSGVWESVSKPARDLLSRMLTRDESARITADEVLRHPWILFYTDMTLKTMCIKSKHKGQAGPPPPCLQIRSLNLNRTNIEKKTTSDSFSNTEEEEEEDESGVVDALVVAISNVRISEPKRIRVYSPTNIPPMEQQHSSNLTATNTLCRAF, encoded by the exons ATGAGGAAGAAGCGGAAAGGAAGTGAAACTGAGTGTTCAGAGGAGTCATCATGTGCAGCTGCGTCACGAACAACCAACTTCAGGTCACACTTCTCTTTAGAAGGTTACGCTAGGCTTAAGAAGCGGTGCAAGGAGAATGACTCTGTTGGTTCCTTTAAGAGACGTCTCGCTGGCGTTGCTACTGCACCTCCCTGTGGTGCATCGTCTTTGGTTTCGTCAGGGAGAGGTTTGAGAAGGAAGATAGGTTGCATTGATGTTTCTACGCAGACGGGTAGGAAgaataagatagatgatgattATGTCTTTGGTCCAAGTATTGGGAAAGGTAACTTTGGATCGGTGAGGATCTGTAGGTCGAGGAATAACGGGATGGATTTCGCTTGTAAGACTTTGAAAAAGGGGGAGGAGACTGTTCACAGGGAGGTTGAGATAATGCAGCATTTGTCTGGTCATCCTCTGGTTGTCACATTGCATGCGGTTTATGAGGAGTCGGATTGTTTCCATCTTGTGATGGAGCTGTGTTCCGGGGGACGTTTGGTTGATCAGATGGTTAAGTGTTCTGAGCAGCGAGCAGCTAATGTATTCAAGGAACTTATGCTGGTTATTAGCTATTGCCACGAGATGGGAGTTGTGCATAGAGATGTGAAACCTGAGAATATTCTTCTCACAGGTGGTGGGAAGATTCAGCTTGCTGATTTTGGGCTTGCGATGAGGATTGCTAAAGGTCAAACGTTGTCTGGATTGGCGGGAAGTCCAGCTTATGTGACACCTGAGGTTATTTCTGAAAATTATTCAGAGAAAGTCGACGTTTGGAGTGCTGGAGTCCTCTTGTACGCTCTCTTGTCTGGTGTACTTCCTTTCAGGGGAGACTCTCTGGACGCCATTTTCGAAGCGATAAAGAAAGTGAAGCTTGATTTCAACTCGGGTGTGTGGGAGTCCGTTTCCAAACCGGCTCGTGATCTATTGTCAAGAATGCTAACAAGGGACGAATCTGCCAGAATCACAGCGGATGAAGTGCTAA GGCATCCATGGATACTCTTTTACACAGACATGACACTCAAGACGATGTGTATCAAGTCGAAGCACAAGGGTCAAGCAGGACCTCCTCCTCCGTGTCTCCAGATTCGCAGTCTGAACCTAAACAGAACTAACATAGAGAAGAAGACAACATCTGATTCATTCTCCAAcacagaggaggaggaggaagaagatgagagcGGTGTGGTGGATGCGCTTGTGGTTGCCATCTCCAACGTGAGGATCTCAGAACCAAAGAGAATCAGAGTCTATAGTCCAACAAACATCCCTCCCATGGAACAGCAACACTCTTCTAACTTGACTGCGACTAATACACTTTGTCGAGCCTTCTGA
- the LOC103836148 gene encoding LOW QUALITY PROTEIN: ribosomal RNA processing protein 36 homolog (The sequence of the model RefSeq protein was modified relative to this genomic sequence to represent the inferred CDS: inserted 1 base in 1 codon; substituted 1 base at 1 genomic stop codon) yields the protein MLSQEKWLKYDPSTNNKGKLILTEHKRKEREAAKMGKKPYYLKXSEIRKQALMEEYNSLKESGKLSSFXDKRRKKNATKDHRYMPYR from the exons ATGTT GAGTCAGGAGAAGTGGTTGAAATATGATCCATCAACAAATAACAAAGGAAAATTAATACTTACAGAacacaaaaggaaagaaagagaaGCCGCAAAGATGGGGAAGAAGCCTTACTATCTCAAATAAT CTGAAATCCGAAAGCAAGCACTCATGGAAGAGTACAACAGTCTCAAG GAATCTGGGAAGCTTTCATCGT CTGACAAACGGAGGAAGAAGAATGCAACAAAGGATCACAGATACATGCCTTATCGGTGA